A single region of the Pyricularia oryzae 70-15 chromosome 4, whole genome shotgun sequence genome encodes:
- a CDS encoding nucleoside-diphosphate-sugar epimerase has translation MASKTPATILVVGATGQQGGAVIRALLEDRRPSTPAPRVLALTRNRQSAKAQQLAGRHAAVELVQGDMSKPEEVFSAAGASDISAVFVVTTPNHGRGPGEDEVAIPFIDAAVAHGVGRVVFSSVDRGGDDRSWTNETDVPHFRQKHLVELHLRDKQQQQQQTPGFSYTIVRPVAFMDNLNPGMACSVMVAAWAAALSPGRKLQLVSVRDVGRVAARALLADLDDGDQGGRYRNAAIGVAGDELSLDQVKEVFSRVTGKTLPQAWWPLGGVLLWALGELGSMFGFFEREGYGVELDETASDEAGRMLGFEAWLKEESGWANA, from the coding sequence ATGGCATCCAAAACCCCAGCaaccatcctcgtcgtcggcgcCACCGGCCAACAGGGTGGAGCAGTGATCCGGGCTCTCCTGGAAGACCGCAGGCCAtcgacgccggcgccgcGGGTGCTGGCGCTGACGCGCAACAGGCAGTCCGCCAAGGCGCAGCAGCTCGCCGGCCGACACGCGGCGGTCGAGCTCGTCCAGGGCGACATGAGCAAGCCGGAGGAGGTTTTTTCGGCCGCGGGGGCCAGCGACATCTCGGCCGTCTTTGTCGTCACGACGCCCAACCACGGCCGCGGGCccggcgaggacgaggtgGCGATCCCTTTTATCGACGCGGCGGTGGCGCACGGCGTGGGGCGCGTGGTGTTTAGCTCGGTCgaccgcggcggcgacgaccgGAGCTGGACCAACGAGACGGACGTGCCGCACTTTCGGCAGAAGCACCTCGTGGAGCTGCACCTGCGcgacaagcagcagcagcagcagcagacgcCCGGGTTCAGCTACACCATCGTCCGCCCCGTCGCCTTCATGGACAACCTGAACCCGGGAATGGCCTGCTCCGTCATGGTGGCGGcgtgggcggcggcgctgtCGCCAGGCAGGAAGCTGCAGCTGGTCAGCGTGCGCGACGTCGGCAGGGTCGCGGCCAGGGCGCTGCTGgccgacctcgacgacggcgatCAGGGCGGCAGGTACAGGAACGCGGCGATCGGGGTGGCGGGCGACGAGCTGTCCCTCGATCAGGTCAAGGAGGTGTTTTCGCGCGTGACCGGCAAGACTCTGCCGCAGGCCTGGTGGCCCCTGGGTGGAGTGCTGCTGTGGGCTCTGGGTGAGCTGGGTAGCATGTTTGGCTTTTTCGAACGCGAGGGATACGGCGTCGAGCTTGACGAGACGGCTTCGGACGAGGCGGGACGCATGCTTGGCTTTGAGGCTTGGCTCAAGGAGGAGAGCGGATGGGCCAATGCTTGA
- a CDS encoding tyrosine-protein phosphatase YVH1, which yields MALSRINGNEELYVGGVFALRRVQTLEEKNITHIVSVIDYSLEKYQELRGKFQHMSIDIDDVEDADLLRHFPKLVRFIDGALHPAGHDDDDQGTSDGDTDKGAQTSPHGSEGGQRGNAVYVHCAMGKSRSVTAVCAYLMHKHPARFGAADRSNPDRETAARAATQAAVDWVRQTREIAEPNDGFMKQLALWWEMGTPADADDAVERHPVYQRWLYKREVEESIRIGRAPDWVRFEDEESAKEEDAAATAGPDAQSKVEMRCKKCRRVLTTQRFIVPHSPAHPTSHKTMPACPHVFVEPLSWMRPVLETGELDGRLTCPGAKCGASIGRYSWLGFKCSCGEWVCPAFSLQRSKVDEVAVAATAARGARSGGSDNVEDPRARLGIRMPPSLRENL from the exons ATGGCCTTGTCACGCATTAATGGCAATGAGGAACTTTATGTTGGCGG CGTCTTTGCACTCCGCCGCGTCCAGACCCTCGAGGAGAAAAACATCACGCACATCGTGTCTGTGATCGACTACTCGCTCGAAAAGTACCAGGAACTGCGGGGCAAGTTCCAGCACATGAGCATCGACATTGACGATGTCGAGGATGCCGATCTGCTGCGCCACTTTCCCAAGCTGGTCCGCTTCATCGATGGAGCACTGCACCCGGCTGgtcatgatgatgatgatcagGGGACCAGTGATGGAGACACAGACAAGGGTGCGCAAACCTCACCGCACGGTAGCGAGGGCGGTCAACGAGGCAACGCCGTCTACGTGCACTGCGCCATGGGAAAGTCGCGCTCCGTCACCGCCGTGTGCGCCTACCTGATGCACAAGCACCCCGCTCGCTTCGGCGCCGCAGACCGAAGCAACCCCGACCGCGAGACCGCAGCCCGCGCCGCCACCCAGGCCGCAGTTGACTGGGTCCGTCAGACGCGCGAGATCGCCGAGCCAAACGACGGCTTCATGAAGCAGTTGGCACTGTGGTGGGAGATGGGCACccccgccgacgccgacgatgcCGTCGAGAGACATCCCGTCTATCAACGTTGGCTCTACAAGCGCGAGGTCGAGGAAAGCATCAGGATCGGGCGGGCGCCAGACTGGGTGCGtttcgaggacgaggagtcggccaaggaggaggatgCTGCTGCCACTGCCGGCCCAGACGCCCAAAGCAAAGTCGAGATGAGGTGCAAAAAGTGCCGCCGCGTGCTGACCACGCAGCGGTTCATAGTCCCGCACTCTCCCGCCCACCCGACGAGCCACAAGACGATGCCGGCCTGCCCGCACGTCTTTGTTGAGCCGCTCTCGTGGATGCGTCCGGTGTTGGAGACGGGCGAGCTCGACGGCAGGCTTACATGCCCTGGCGCCAAGTGCGGTGCGTCCATTGGGAGGTACTCTTGGCTTGGCTTCAAGTGCAGCTGCGGCGAATGGGTCTGTCCGGCCTTTTCGCTGCAAAGGAGCAAAGTTGACGAGGTGGCTGTTGCCGCCACAGCCGCCAGGGGAGCCAGATCTGGTGGTTCAGACAACGTAGAGGATCCCAGGGCAAGGCTGGGCATCCGCATGCCGCCGTCCTTGAGGGAAAATCTCTGA
- a CDS encoding 37S ribosomal protein Mrp10 yields MSSVKKPMRLPPLKALRVRNPDVKEVNPCLAVMSSVLACWASAGYTAQGCAALEQSLRACMDGPPAPKPKKSEINYHLSRMYPKIVGPRKLNK; encoded by the exons ATGTCATCCGTGAAGAAACCTATGCGCCTGCCGCCCCTCAAGGCACTGCGCGTCCGCAACCCCGATGTCAAGGAGGTGAACCCGTGTCTGGCAGTTATGAGCTCAGTTCTCG CATGCTGGGCTTCGGCAGGCTACACAGCACAGGGCTGCGCTGCTCTCGAGCAATCTCTTCGTGCATGCATGGACGGCCCACCAGCCCcgaagccaaagaagagCGAGATCAACTACCACCTATCTCGAATGTACCCCAAGATCGTCGGGCCGAGGAAGTTAAACAAGTGA